Proteins encoded together in one Nostoc sp. PCC 7524 window:
- the metG gene encoding methionine--tRNA ligase: MSIVNKTEKTFALTTPLYYVNDVPHVGSAYTTMAADTLARFYRLLGQQVLLITGTDEHGQKIQRSAETIGKAPQEFCDQISASFASLWDLLNIKYDRFIRTTSSPHEAIVKEFFQRVWESGDIYQGQQKGWYCVSCEEFKEERELLEGNRCPIHTNKEVEWRDEQNYFFRLSKYQTQLEEFYQAHPDFIQPETRRNEVLNFVSQGLQDFSISRVNVDWGFPVPADPKHTLYVWFDALLGYVTALLDPDESPTLENALAKWWPINLHLIGKDILRFHAVYWPAMLMSANLPVPEKVFGHGFLTKDGQKMGKSLGNTLDPVALVQRYGSDAVRYYFLKEIEFGKDGDFNEIRFINVLNADLANDLGNLLNRTLNMVKKYCADNTLSVGNQDIPVENHLKAIGLNLGEKVQQAYEALAFNQACEAVLSLVQASNKYIDEQAPWTLYKQGQQQEVEAVLYTVLESVRLAAYLLSPIIPQLSSDVYQQLGWEIDFNDQIASKINAPFSTHAQWGLLSNQQKLGKPQPIFKRIEQIKND, from the coding sequence ATGAGTATAGTGAATAAAACAGAAAAAACATTTGCACTAACAACACCCCTGTATTATGTAAACGATGTTCCCCATGTAGGCAGTGCCTACACAACGATGGCAGCAGATACCTTAGCGCGGTTTTATAGACTGTTGGGGCAGCAGGTACTGCTGATTACAGGTACAGATGAACACGGGCAGAAAATCCAGCGTTCCGCAGAGACTATCGGCAAAGCACCACAAGAGTTTTGCGATCAAATATCTGCCAGTTTCGCGTCCCTGTGGGATTTGCTGAATATTAAATACGATCGCTTTATTCGCACCACCTCATCACCCCATGAGGCGATCGTCAAAGAATTTTTCCAGCGAGTCTGGGAATCTGGTGATATCTACCAAGGACAACAGAAAGGCTGGTACTGCGTATCCTGTGAAGAATTTAAGGAAGAAAGAGAACTGTTAGAAGGCAACCGTTGCCCTATTCATACTAACAAAGAAGTGGAATGGCGAGACGAGCAGAACTACTTCTTCCGTCTCTCTAAATATCAAACTCAATTAGAGGAATTTTACCAGGCTCACCCTGACTTCATCCAACCAGAGACTCGTCGTAATGAAGTTCTCAACTTTGTCAGCCAAGGTTTACAAGACTTCTCGATTTCTAGGGTGAATGTCGATTGGGGTTTTCCTGTACCCGCAGATCCAAAACATACCCTATATGTCTGGTTCGATGCCTTGCTGGGTTATGTCACAGCATTGTTAGATCCCGATGAATCACCCACCCTAGAAAACGCCCTAGCCAAATGGTGGCCGATCAATTTGCATCTGATTGGTAAAGATATTTTGCGTTTTCATGCCGTTTATTGGCCTGCCATGTTGATGTCAGCTAATTTACCTGTGCCAGAAAAGGTATTTGGGCATGGCTTTTTGACCAAAGATGGTCAGAAAATGGGTAAAAGTCTGGGTAACACCCTAGATCCTGTCGCCCTCGTTCAGCGTTATGGTAGTGATGCCGTTCGTTATTACTTTCTTAAGGAAATCGAATTTGGCAAAGATGGCGACTTTAATGAAATTAGATTCATTAATGTTCTCAATGCAGATTTGGCCAATGACCTAGGTAATTTGCTCAATCGCACCTTGAACATGGTGAAAAAATACTGTGCTGACAATACCCTGTCAGTTGGCAATCAAGATATTCCTGTGGAAAATCATTTAAAAGCGATTGGTTTAAATTTGGGTGAAAAAGTCCAACAAGCTTATGAAGCACTAGCTTTCAACCAAGCTTGTGAGGCTGTGCTGTCACTGGTGCAAGCTAGCAATAAGTATATTGATGAGCAAGCACCTTGGACATTATACAAACAAGGGCAACAGCAAGAAGTAGAAGCCGTACTGTACACAGTTTTAGAATCTGTGAGACTAGCAGCTTATCTTCTTTCACCCATAATTCCTCAGCTCAGTAGCGATGTTTATCAGCAACTGGGCTGGGAAATTGATTTTAACGATCAAATAGCAAGTAAAATTAATGCTCCTTTTTCTACCCATGCACAATGGGGATTACTTTCTAACCAACAAAAGTTAGGTAAACCACAACCCATTTTCAAACGCATAGAACAGATAAAAAATGATTGA
- a CDS encoding LabA-like NYN domain-containing protein, with the protein MLNNLENDSIFTPEQVLENRGRVAIFIDGSNLFYAALQLGIEIDYTKLLCRLTGGSRLLRAFFYTGVDRTNEKQQGFLLWMRRNGYRVIAKDLVQLPDGSKKANLDVEIAVDMMALVDSYDTAVLVSGDGDLAYAVNSVSYRGVRVEVVSLRSMTSDSLINVSDRYIDLEAIKEDIQKTPRQSYPYRPLSGMGFLDDPSDGQLEIQD; encoded by the coding sequence ATGTTGAATAACTTAGAAAATGATTCCATATTTACGCCGGAACAGGTCTTAGAAAATCGCGGTCGGGTAGCTATATTTATTGATGGCTCCAATCTATTTTACGCTGCTTTGCAATTAGGAATTGAAATCGATTACACGAAATTACTATGTCGCTTAACAGGTGGCTCTCGATTGTTGCGGGCTTTTTTCTACACGGGTGTAGACCGCACTAACGAGAAGCAGCAGGGGTTTTTGTTATGGATGCGACGTAACGGTTATCGAGTAATTGCCAAAGATTTAGTGCAGCTACCAGATGGCTCAAAAAAAGCCAACTTAGATGTAGAAATAGCCGTAGATATGATGGCTTTGGTAGATTCCTATGATACAGCCGTGTTAGTTAGCGGTGATGGGGATCTGGCCTATGCAGTCAATTCTGTCAGTTATCGTGGTGTGCGGGTAGAGGTAGTCAGTTTGCGTTCTATGACAAGTGATAGCTTAATTAATGTCAGCGATCGCTATATTGATTTAGAAGCGATCAAAGAAGACATTCAAAAAACCCCACGTCAAAGCTATCCCTATCGACCTTTATCGGGTATGGGATTTTTAGATGACCCTAGTGATGGACAACTAGAAATTCAAGATTAA